CGAAGGACTCCACTATAGCCTTTAACCATACCCTGAAATCTGCCATAAAAACAACCTTTGATGTGCATCTTATAAGTGATTATCTATAATCAATTTATAGTATTCTGTTACCCTGATTCTGCTTATGATCATCAGCTTACTTGTGAGTCAGATAAGCTAATCATCAAAAGCTAGTATGATATGCTACTTATGTATCatcattttttctattatttccTACAACTTGTTACTTGACAGTTGATTATGTAATGCTGAGTTTTAAATATCACACAGTCACTCTCAAGACACGTATTGAAACATTAAGCTCATTAGAAATAACAAAACTCTTACCGATCAACCAACTTTGTTGCTTTGCCAATACATACGATAAGCAAACCAGTTGCCATTGGATCTAGTGTCCCTGCATGCCCTACCTGTAACAACAGCATACTACACAAAGATCAAACCATATCACTTGCAATATGTTGCTATTTGCTACAAGTAAGAAACTGCCGAAACATTTAGTACTGTACCTTTTTTACATTGACCAGGCGACGCAACTTTCCACAAACCGTAAATGAAGTCCATCCTGTAGAACGACATTGTAGCATCATATTTGAGATAATGTGGCAGTAAACAAGTGATagagaaaataaaaatcacTGAACCAGGGAACAATGTATGCAACTATGCATATGCCAAGTATTGAAGTGGACAAGTGGTCAAAGACAcccaaatttcaaaaaaatatttcaGGTTACCCAAGTATAATGACAATTCCAGTCAAAAACCAACAGAAAAAATGCAAAACAATAAAACTGCTcttaactttaaaataaatactaaaatattttattaacctATATGGCTCAAAAATGTTGAAACCTCGTCAAGGGtattatgtatttttgaatATTTCAGCACAAATTTGTCATCTGGCAACTTTTTGGGCAGATTGACAGAATTGGCAGACACATAACCAAGGGGGGTCTGTGATGATCTATGATTAACTGCCCTTAAACCTTTCCAATATATAAGTGGAACGTACATACATTTTTCCAAGTGTCATGATCAACTCCTAACCCGGAATCTAtgttatctatactacattagaAATTCCTTCCATTTTTTCAACTAAGTTGTTATAAACCCAAAATGTGCCTCCCTttttattcactattttaaaGATCTTCACTTAAAATATCTATAATGTCTATTaaaaaatacctataatacccttaataaacttaatttacAACATCTACCATTAACTCTTACATAACTCTATTgctccttttacatcaattacttttacattaataaccacaccgctaCCTCCGccgtcaccgtcaccaccatcacAGCCGCCACTATAGCATTGCATCGCGCGGGCATATGACTAGTTAACATTATATGTGAATGCATATAAAAGATCAATCCACACTATTAACTATTGCAATTTGGAAAATCGTTCATTCCAACCCTCTTTAGCCTATCAAAAATTAAGTATACAAATGGTCACACAAAAGCCACACAAGTTTAAAACAATATTTCAGGCCACCCAAGTATTATGACAATTCCAGTCAAAAACTAACAGAAAAATGCAAAACAATAAAACTGCTCtgaactttaaaataaatactaaaatataCTATAAACCAATATGGCACGAAAATGTTGAAACATTGTCAAGGGTATTATGCATTTATGCCTTTTTAAATCTTTGAACACATTTTCATCATCTTGCAAGTTTTTGGGCACAATTGGCAGACACAAAACCAAATTGACAGATGATGTATGAtatctttttttgaaaggtgaatttcactgaaaacttcgtgtcgcgattcgaaagcgagaggtctagcatacattgtcttaaccgggtccgcgctagagagctccctcgaagtagaaatgcctatttcataaacccgatgggggaaaaccccttaCTAATCCGCCCAAAGGCACGacaattaataggggtaaaccctgccccctcagacttgaacctgagtatacccaagccaagccttcataaagggacttaattcctatgtcccccaaggcttgaactcaagacctcatGCAAGTGGGGATGGTcattcaaccattgagctaaagctcAAGGACCTAGAGCAAGCTTTTAAATATTTAAGTGGAATGTGCAGAGTCATAATTTATCAATTCAAAGTGTCATGATCAACTGCTAGCCCGGAATCTACTTTACTAACATTGTATTTGAATTCATATAAGAGAATCGATCCACACTACGAACTATTGCAGTTTAAAAAATCGTTCATTCCAACTACCACTAGACATATACTAATCCAATAAACATTTCAAAATCCTACTATCAAACACAATTGGCACTAACCTTTAGGTTTGTTAACCAAAAGAACAGCACCAGTTGGACCATCCCATTTAAGAGGAAGCCCGGAACTCCTCCCTGAAACGAACGGCAACGTCTCATCAACTTCACTCCCCGGAACTTTCttcaaacacttaaaaaattcCTCAACTTTCTTCTCAGTCACATCCAATTTcacatctttttcttcttcatcactcTCCTTTTCCTCAAAAAACACCAAACTTTTCTCATCTTTCTTCTTTCCACCGCCCTTTTCCGCACTCTGGTTCTCGTTCACATTCGTTTGACCTGGTTCAAGAAACGCCTTATCAAAACAATGATCAGGAAAAAACTTCTTCTCCAATTGATAAACCATCTTATAATGTTTATCTTTTTCCCATGGATAAGCAAATGCATCATAAAAATACAACTCTTCTTCTCTTTTATGCAAAGTTTTTAACTTTACAACTTCTTGTTTCAATTCAACAAACTTATTACCATCATCTACTTTCTTACCATTATCGAATTCGGAGTCCGAACCATACATTCTCTTTTCGCGCTTATTGTAATACTTTCGTTTACTTTTATCCATAATTTCCGACATGGGTTTTTCTTGATCTTGATTTTGCAGCTTCATATCGACCCAGTCTTCAAAACCCAGATGGGAATCGTTCTGGGGTTTGGCATTTGGCGGTGGTTTACGGTGGTGATGCGGTTGTTGTGGTGGTGGGCGTGTGATAATCATGTCGTATTGAAGTGGGAATGGGGTTTTGGTGGTGgaatatgaaagaaaagagTGTGATTTGAAGGGATTTGAAAGTGGTTTTGTGTGAATTGAAAAGATTAGAGATGTTGCACGGCTTATGCAATTCAATTTcgccatttttttatttttatttttttgtgtcgAAGTGATTGCAGGGGAGAAGCAGAAGAAGATGGAATGAAGAGGGGTTTAAGAACGGCGCtgtcaacaaaaaaaattaatgagggcttaaaaaaaatactaaaaatttgTCTGAGCCCGGGTTCGAACCGGGGACCACTAGTGTGTGAGACTAGCGTGATAACCAACTACACCACCCAGACTTGTTTGAACGTCAAAATCCACTTAACAAACACATTAAACCCATCGAGTTTTTATTACTCTGTATTAGAACAAACATGATGCTCGCGCAATGCAACGACTAGCTGGCAATAATGGTGGTGTGATGACAGTGACTAATGGTGACAGTAGTGTTGACAtcaattggtgtaggtaaaggtatttgatttaaatggggttagtagagatattttataatataatgaactaatggtgtaatttacgagtaatattaagggttgatggtgatttaatttattaaaagtattttggtcaattcgcatgtcTTATTTTTTCTAAAGTTTCAACATatggttataatttttatatagtagtatagaatatagataattaatatGTTCCTGGAAGCACTTAACTTAGGTGTTTCTAAAGGTAAAAAAATGagttatatgtatgttttcaGAAAAACTGAAGGTCCggaaatataaatttgttttacaAATTTACTTTGGAAGCAAAGTGCGACAAGTTAACATACTGGGATTTTTTCCATTCTCACAAGTACACCTTATGAATTTTCTTTGCTGAGATAACCTATAAATCTACGCTATCTCGCAAGTACATCTTATGAATTTCCTTTGCAGAGATGAACTATAAACCTATGCTAGCTAGTAACATAGATATCGAGTTCACATCGTAAAGTGTAGTACAGGGCAATGTGTATTTTTATCCATAGTTTACTAGTAACATAAATATCGATGATAAAGCAAAAACGTCTTCGTAGATAACAAAAGTTTCATAGATTCATGCAGCACCATATGCATTGCCAACCTAAAAATTCAATATATCAAGTTAACATCTTAATTTATGAGTgactttaaaataataaaatgtgattTATCTACAAAACAGGCGAGCCAAAACAAAGAGGCCAgcctaatataaaaacaaaaaaccacaCAGACCTTATAAAACTTCTTCAATAAAAGCCGTGAACAAGTTTCAACATTGTTACCTCATTTAAAGTGATTATCTTGATTATTACGTTtataaaacgcaaataatctaaaaaggtgtttgtatgaaaaagttatTATCGGCTATGAAAACACAGATTTTGATAAGCATGTacttacatgctttttcaaaacgcataatttattttaaaaaacgcagattttgttttgtaatcgcaatatCAAACACCCCTAGTATGTGCAAACCAATCAATGCTCCTCACTTTAGCCCCTAGTTATTTATGatgatttttgaaataatttgttgCAAACTTCCGATCGaaagaaaagaaacataaaGAGGCAATTCAACAGTTAatgattttaaaagttatactccgtattaagttagtaaatttttttaaaactatactaatttgataaataagttATTCCACTACATTATTTTGGGGGAAAAAACTCCTTCCCTAAACATATTGATTATtcccttattatttttattattattactaaaatGATACCCGCTATGATTGTGTAATTAGGAATGGATATGAGACTGATACCGTTTCGTATCGTTTTGGTGCAAGATGCCTCGTTTTGATGCAAGATGCCCCAAAACTATAGTTtatgtttgttattttttatttgaatttagctttttgatattttattagtttttacaTTTGTTTATAAAACTTGAAACAACTTTTCCAGTTTTATCTTTCTATTTTATAAGTTGCcctcatttttttcattttcgatTATAGTATTTTCCTTTTATGTTGTCTTATTATAGATATCATGTACGAGTACAACATACCAAAtttacagtaaaaaaaaaagaagctatgTTGTTTTATAAAGCCATAAAGGTCTAGTTGTACACGCATAAGCTTCCACAATGTAAGAAAATGTCTATATTAGAAactaacaatacatatatgatcACCAATCACCATATAAAGAAAATGTACAAGTACAGGAAAACATTTATGCCTAAGTTTTCATTTGTTACAAGTTTTtccaaaaacacaaaataagACATCAAAGAGAAAACTTCCATATATATTATCAGTCGACCTTAAAAGACTactctattttattatttgtattcttcttaaggatttttaaaaattgaaaaggtCTTATATTAGACACTAAACTTTAAAATGTCACCATTTGTTTATGTCACTTATGGTACCTTCCAATTCTATAAACAAATAActaatcatacaaataaatacgagatttatctatactcttttatgaaaattatcacaccccacatttttaaaagtttaggtaaaataaaataagtattaaagtaaaacaaataaaacaatagttttttTCACTAAAGATCACCAAGCATCAGGAAAATCATAGTGCATCAATTGCCTggtgaatctttgtgcatcaatttgaCCATGATTTAAGAGTCAAGATCAtgtttgttggtgcatttccagGTGACAACACCATTATAGAAGTTCGTACTGAGTCGtttgtatatgtaatttatTATACGATTTGTTTTACACGAAATAAGGTCAAACACGACCAAGTCAACTATAGGGTGGACCAGGTATAACTCAACCAGGTCGAGTTCGACCATGTGTGGTCAAGTTCGACCAGATGTGGTCTAGTTCGACCAAAGGTGGTCTAGTTCGACCTTATGTGGTCTAGTTTGACCAAAGGTGGTCTAGTTCGACATTATGTGGTCTAGTTCGACCAAAGGTGGTATAGTTCAACCATGGGTGGTCGAGTTTGACCATGTCCAATGcctatatatagagattataTGTTATAGGTTTGGGTAGAGGTTTTAGTTGCAACGTGTGAATCTCTCTAGTCTTTTGTTTTCGTTTTCTCTAGTTGGGAGAGCTCGTGTCTTACTTGTAATCGTTATTATTGAAGTAATACAAGGCTCCGATTATCCCATCCATATATTGTTCATCATATATTGTTCGTGTTTATTGCATAGTTGACTGCTAGCTATTGAGAATTTCCGCACTCAATAGTTAGCTATGTAATCTCGTAGATCCGGTGGCTAAGGGatttcaattggtatcagagctattGATCGTGTTCGGGGTTAGAGatttcaacaatcttcaagtcgTCTCGACAGTTTCTTGCTTGAAAGAGGTCGTTTTCAATTCATTTTGGCAGTTAATAGCTTCAAAGAGGTCGAGTTCAACGGGTCAAGTTCAACCACTTTGGTCTAGTTCGACCTCTCTGGTCAAGTTTACTTTCGACTCTTGGCTATAAATACGTCTGCTTTTACtttctttaaaaaagaaaattttctttGCATTATTGAGTTAAGTTTTGAATCTTTCGAATTTGATTTTGAACTCGAAAAACTCTTTTGAGTTAAGGTTTGAGATGCGAATTTCGAGTTTTTAAACTTGTTAACTTGAACAATCAAAAGTTCTTACAACTTTTTATACACTCTAAAGAACTTATATTTGTTTAACTTTTGGTTTGAACTTGTTTGAGATTGAACGTGTAACTCAATTTGGTTTTGAGTCTGATCTCTGTTAATCAAGTTTTTGAACTTGTAGACTTGAACAATTTTGGGTTCTAAATATCATTCAGATTTGGAGAATGTAATCTCTTTGAGTTTAGGTTCTTAATTTAGATGATTATAATTCAATGAGATTCCGAGAAATTTTAGAGTTTCAAGATCAGGccaaaaatattgttttaacAATGAGCGACTAGGTTATCTCTTCATTGTATATATGAACAACTATGTCATGATGTTGTTCTGGCAAGGAGCTACcgggttatctcttgattgcaTATGTGAAGAGTCGTGAGATGAAGATGAGAATGAGAGATGTGTtgtaaccaaaaacaaacatataggttgttttgagaattttgtagagaaaaggggggataaaaatttaaaaccttCTTTGTTTTCTATACAAAATTCTTGTTACTTGGAATAAAGTAGATCGTGATATTTTGACAGAGTTCAATCATGGTATCCTTCTG
The Erigeron canadensis isolate Cc75 chromosome 2, C_canadensis_v1, whole genome shotgun sequence DNA segment above includes these coding regions:
- the LOC122588596 gene encoding uncharacterized protein LOC122588596 isoform X2; this translates as MAKLNCISRATSLIFSIHTKPLSNPFKSHSFLSYSTTKTPFPLQYDMIITRPPPQQPHHHRKPPPNAKPQNDSHLGFEDWVDMKLQNQDQEKPMSEIMDKSKRKYYNKREKRMYGSDSEFDNGQTNVNENQSAEKGGGKKKDEKSLVFFEEKESDEEEKDVKLDVTEKKVEEFFKCLKKVPGSEVDETLPFVSGRSSGLPLKWDGPTGAVLLVNKPKGWTSFTVCGKLRRLVNVKKVGHAGTLDPMATGLLIVCIGKATKLVDRFQGMVKGYSGVLRLGEATSTLDADSPVIQREQWEHIKDDVIKKTAASFCGEIWQVPPMFSAIKVGGERLYEKARRGESIELSPRRISIFQFDVERSLEDRQNVIFRVTCSKGTYIRSLCADFAKALNSCAHMTALRRDSIGEYSVDDAWDFKELEEEIPKSYL
- the LOC122588596 gene encoding uncharacterized protein LOC122588596 isoform X1 yields the protein MAKLNCISRATSLIFSIHTKPLSNPFKSHSFLSYSTTKTPFPLQYDMIITRPPPQQPHHHRKPPPNAKPQNDSHLGFEDWVDMKLQNQDQEKPMSEIMDKSKRKYYNKREKRMYGSDSEFDNGKKVDDGNKFVELKQEVVKLKTLHKREEELYFYDAFAYPWEKDKHYKMVYQLEKKFFPDHCFDKAFLEPGQTNVNENQSAEKGGGKKKDEKSLVFFEEKESDEEEKDVKLDVTEKKVEEFFKCLKKVPGSEVDETLPFVSGRSSGLPLKWDGPTGAVLLVNKPKGWTSFTVCGKLRRLVNVKKVGHAGTLDPMATGLLIVCIGKATKLVDRFQGMVKGYSGVLRLGEATSTLDADSPVIQREQWEHIKDDVIKKTAASFCGEIWQVPPMFSAIKVGGERLYEKARRGESIELSPRRISIFQFDVERSLEDRQNVIFRVTCSKGTYIRSLCADFAKALNSCAHMTALRRDSIGEYSVDDAWDFKELEEEIPKSYL